Proteins encoded by one window of Bos javanicus breed banteng chromosome 22, ARS-OSU_banteng_1.0, whole genome shotgun sequence:
- the SPCS1 gene encoding signal peptidase complex subunit 1 produces the protein MLEHLSSLPTQMDYKGQKLAEQMFQGIILFSAIVGFIYGYLAEQFGWTVYIVMAGFAFSCLLTLPPWPIYRRHPLKWLPVQDSSTEDKKPGERKVKRHAKNN, from the exons ATGTTGGAGCATCTGAGCTCACTGCCCACGCAAATG GATTACAAGGGCCAGAAGCTAGCTGAACAGATGTTTCAGGGAATTATCCTTTTTTCTGCA ATAGTTGGATTTATCTACGGGTACCTGGCCGAACAGTTCGGGTGGACTGTCTATATAGTTATGGCTGGATTTGCTTTTTCGTGTTTG CTGACACTTCCTCCATGGCCCATTTATCGCCGGCACCCCCTCAAGTGGTTACCTGTTCAAGACTCAAGCACAGAAGACAAGAAACCAGGGGAACGAAAAGTTAAGAGACATGCTAAAAATAATTGA